A single genomic interval of Macadamia integrifolia cultivar HAES 741 chromosome 6, SCU_Mint_v3, whole genome shotgun sequence harbors:
- the LOC122080752 gene encoding xyloglucan galactosyltransferase XLT2, whose amino-acid sequence MLPSSESPPHLQPQSLKRPKTPDSADRKKAALYSIHVYISTHPIAWLIFSILILQLLLLFMARSLPASFSVRHWSFPSNLVIDNSLSFPSNPVIDNSSSGDPCSSGKVYVYDLPPMFNRELSDNCQDLNPWGSRCNALANGGFGQRAAGLDGIVPKSLIHSWYWTDQFASEIIFHNRILGHRCRTLDPNSASAFYLPFYAGLAVGKYLWTHSNSQERDFHCEMLLKWVRQQPFLNRSDGWDHFMMMGRITWDFRRSKDGDWGSSCIYLPAMRNITRLLIERNPWDYFDVGVPYPTGFHPKTQSEVRQWQEFVRSRNRKTLFCFAGAARQTIKNDFRGILLQQCRDESDSCRSLDCAGSRCSNGSSAILEMFLESDFCLQPRGDSFTRRSIFDCMLAGSIPVFFWKRTAYYQYEWFLPGEPKSYSVFIDRNEVKNGTSIRRVLERFSREEVKRMREMIIDFIPKFVYAEPNEGLESMKDAFDVAIDGVLKRFREQWYKW is encoded by the coding sequence ATGCTTCCCTCATCGGAATCGCCGCCTCACCTACAACCACAGTCTCTCAAAAGACCCAAAACCCCAGACTCTGCAGACCGTAAGAAAGCAGCTCTTTATTCGATCCACGTCTACATCTCCACCCACCCCATAGCATGGCTAATCTTCAGCATTCTGATACTGcaactcctcctcctcttcatgGCTCGTTCCCTCCCCGCTTCTTTCTCTGTCCGCCATTGGTCCTTTCCCAGCAACCTTGTCATCGACAACAGTTTGTCCTTTCCCAGCAACCCTGTCATCGACAACAGTTCCTCCGGAGATCCATGCAGCTCCGGCAAGGTCTACGTTTACGATCTCCCTCCCATGTTCAACAGAGAACTCTCCGATAACTGCCAGGACTTGAACCCTTGGGGTTCCCGCTGCAACGCGCTCGCCAACGGGGGATTCGGCCAGAGAGCGGCCGGACTTGATGGAATTGTTCCGAAAAGTTTGATCCATTCGTGGTACTGGACTGATCAGTTCGCGTCGGAGATCATCTTCCACAACCGTATTTTGGGGCACCGGTGTCGGACCCTTGACCCCAACTCCGCCTCTGCGTTTTACCTTCCTTTCTACGCGGGACTCGCCGTCGGTAAGTATCTCTGGACCCATTCCAACTCTCAAGAGCGTGACTTCCATTGCGAGATGTTACTCAAATGGGTACGGCAGCAGCCATTCTTGAACCGATCCGACGGTTGGGATCATTTCATGATGATGGGTCGCATAACTTGGGATTTCCGCCGCTCTAAAGACGGCGATTGGGGGTCTAGCTGCATCTACCTGCCGGCGATGAGGAATATCACGCGCCTCCTCATCGAGCGGAACCCTTGGGACTACTTCGACGTCGGTGTCCCCTACCCAACCGGGTTCCACCCAAAAACCCAATCAGAGGTACGGCAGTGGCAGGAGTTCGTGAGGTCGCGCAACCGCAAAACCCTCTTCTGCTTCGCCGGAGCGGCGCGTCAGACAATCAAAAACGACTTTCGAGGGATCCTGTTACAACAATGTCGTGACGAATCAGACTCGTGCCGCTCCCTGGACTGTGCCGGATCACGTTGCTCTAACGGATCCTCGGCGATCCTGGAGATGTTCTTGGAGTCGGATTTCTGTTTGCAGCCGAGGGGGGATAGTTTTACGAGACGATCCATATTTGATTGCATGTTGGCTGGTTCGATCCCGGTGTTCTTCTGGAAGAGAACGGCTTATTACCAGTATGAGTGGTTCTTGCCTGGCGAACCCAAAAGTTACTCTGTGTTTATTGACCGTAATGAGGTGAAGAATGGAACTTCCATTAGAAGGGTTCTTGAGAGGTTTAGCAGAGAAGAAgtgaagagaatgagagagatgaTAATCGATTTCATACCCAAATTCGTGTATGCTGAACCGAATGAGGGGTTGGAGAGTATGAAGGATGCTTTTGATGTTGCCATTGATGGGGTCTTGAAACGATTCAGAGAGCAATGGTATAAGTGGTAA